AAAGTCATCGCTGACGCCGCCAAAGCGGATGCGGTTTTTAATAAAGGTACCGATTTCACTGCGCGGAAGCTTGGAGATAATGCCCGTGCGCAGCCCTAACAGTGACAGTCCCGAGGAAACGTTCAGCTCAGAGCCGCCCGCGCGCTTTTCAAACATCACCCCGTCTACGATTCGCTCATTGATGGTAGGTGAAAGCCGCAGCATAATCTCCCCAAAGGTGATGGCGTCAAAAGGTCGTTTGGATTCCATGTCATCTACTCCTTTATGCAATGATACTGCCTTCAAAGAAAACCGTGAATCATAGTGGTGATCTTCCCCATCTACGGAGAGAGAAGATACCTGTGCTTCACTTTTTCATCGCAGATTCATATCAGCTGAATGTTCCCAGAGCCGCCTATGTAAGAAAAGGGCCGCCGGATTGTTTTTTTCTCCGGGAGCCCTTTTCGCACGCCGCACAGCGCGGCGCTGATTCACCCGAACGTTATCTCTGAACGCGGCCGGAGCCGTCGCCCTTGGCGAGCTTATTGACCTCATCCACAGAAACCTGGTTGAAGTCGCCCTCAATCGAGTGCTTGAGGCAGCTGGCCGCCACCGCGAACTCAATCGCATCCTGCGGAGCATAGCTATTGAGCAGGGAGTAAATCAGCCCGCCGCCAAAGCTGTCGCCGCCACCGACGCGGTCTACGATACGAATGAGATAATCCTTGCTGAAATAATACTCCTTGCCGTCGTACAGCATAGCTGCCCAGTTGTTGTCACTGGCGGAGATGGAACCGCGCAGGGTAATAGCAACTTTATCGAAATGGAAGGTATCAGCCAGCTTCTTCGCGACCTCTTTGTAGCCCTCATGGCTGATCTTGCCGCCGGTAATATCCGTATTCGCCGCCTTGATGCCGAATACGTCGCTGGCGTCCTCTTCGTTGGAAATACAGACGTTGACATACTCCATCAGTCCGCCCATCACCTGGCCGGCCTTTTCGCGGGACCACAGATTCTTGCGGTAGTTCAGGTCGCAGCTGACGGTGACATTGTGGCGTTTCGCAGCCTTACAGGCCTCGAGGCAGATCGCCGCCGCACTGTCGCTGATAGCGGGAGTAATGCCGGTGAAGTGGAACCAGTCCACGCCCTCGAAAATATCGTCCCAGTTAAAATCAGAGGACTGTGCAGTCGCAATCGCGGAACCGGCACGGTCGTAAATCACCTTGGACGGACGCTGGCTGGCTCCCTTCTCCAAAAAGTAAATGCCCACTCTGTCACCGCCGCGGGTAATCTTGGAAACGTCTACGCCGTATCTTCTCAGGGAATTGACGGCACTCTGGCCGATGTCATGCTTCGGAAGCTTTGTAACAAAGCTCGCGTCAATGCCGAAATTGGCAAGGGAAACGGCTACGTTAGCCTCTCCGCCGCCATAGGTAGCCCCAAAGCTTTCCGCCTGAACAAAGCGATAATAGCCTTCCGGTGCAAGGCGCAGCATGATTTCTCCAAAGGTAACTACTTTCATCTGAAAAGCCTCCATACAATATAATACTTTCACTTATAAAAAGCTTTGAATTCTTTCCCCCCACCGAAAGCAGGCAGAAAAGTTCGGGTTCAATTACTTTTTCTGGGCAAGATGAACTCGGAAGCCGCAGAAATCGCGTTTGAGATAAATGATGGTCATGTTACCCTTATCATCGTACTTTGCGGAATCCGGGTCAAATTCAATGCCGCGGCTCTCAAAGTAGCTGATTGCTCTGGGCAGGGAATTGGTGTTGATGGAGAAATGACCGTGGTCACCAAAGCCCATATATTTCATAATTTCTACTGCGGTGCCGGCAAAGAAGGAGCTGCTGCCCTCTTTTTTGGCAAAACCGAAAATATTGCTGAACGCGTCGGTCAGCTCACCGGCTTCCGCTGCGTCCTTAGTATTGATGCCAATATGGCCAAGCTCAAAGCCCAGCATTGTTTGAACTGCCTCGCGGGTCATGTCGCGAATCTGGTCAAACTCCCCTGCGCTGATCAGCTCGGGCTTTACCATCCAACTGCCGCCGCAGGCCAGAATCTTATTGTAGGCCAGATACTCGTTCAGGTTCTTCGCATTGATGCCGCCGGTGGGCATGAATTTCATCTTCACATAGGGAGCCGCCAGCGCCTTAATCATCGCAAGGCCGCCCGCCTGCTCAGCCGGGAAGAACTTGACCACGTCGAGGCCAAGCTCAATGGCCTGCTCAATGTCGCTCGCGTTCGAAACGCCGGGAGTAATCGGAATGCCCTTATCCACACAATACTTGACCACTTTGGGATTCAGGCCCGGGCTGACGATAAAGGTTGCGCCCGCCGCAACCGCCTTATCTACCTGCTCGGTCGTCAAAACGGTACCCGCACCGACCAGCATTTCAGGGTATGCCTTTGCAATGGCACGGATGGCCTCCTCCGCCGCATCGGTACGGAAGGTAACCTCCGCACAGGGCAAGCCGCCTTCACAGAGCGCTTTTGCCAGCGGTACAGCATCCTTCGCGTCGTCGATTTTAACGACGGGAACAATTCCGATCGCGCCAATCTTTTTTAAAACCTCATTCATATTCAGCACCTCTTCACAAAAAGTTTCGTAATGTGGAACTAAGTTTCATTTCTTTGTACCTTTATTATACTGTTTCCACCGGCGAAGTCAATAGAATCTGACAGCTTTCCAATTGTTTTTCCCGAAACACTGTGATACTATAAAAACACTCACTTAAAAATAATACCATTGTTTCCCGCCGGGGGCGGAAAACAACTGCCATTTTCAAAAGCCAAGCTTGCTTATAGTAGGATAAGTAGTAATATCCAACTTGAAATCATCCATTTCGTCCATTGGAAAGGAAGAAATCGCTGTATGCCCCAAACTAACCCTGTTCAGTCGGCAGAACGTATTTTTGAAATACTGGAAGCCCTGGTGCAGAGCGGCCCGGTTACTCTAACCGAGCTGAGCATCCGCCTTTCTCTGCATAAAAGCACGGTTCACCGCTTGCTCAAATCCCTCATTCTCATGGGCTATGCGCGGCAGGAGGAGGAATCGGGGAAATATTTGGCTACCTATAAGGTTTTGGGGCTGGCGGGAATGCTGCTCTCAAAGCTCGATATTCTTGCGGTGGCCCGCCCGTATCTGGAACGGCTGATGATGCAGACGCACGAAACCGTTCATTTTGTCCAGCGCGAAAATACCCATATTGTTTATGTGGACAAGGTGGAATCCGATGCCAACAGCATCCGCATGGTGTCGAGAATCGGCCTGCGCCAGCCCATGTATTCCACAGGGGTGGGCAAGGCGATTCTGGCCCAGATGAAAGATAGCGAGATCTGCGAAATCTGGAAGCAAAGTAAGATTCACCCCTTTACCCCGCACACCATCGTTACACTTGAGCAGCTAATGCAGGAGATTGAACTCATTCGGCGGCAAGGCTACGCGCTCGACAACGAAGAAAACGAACTGGGGGTGCGCTGTATCGCGGCCTGTGTAACGGATTTTCACGGCCGGGCCTCTAATGCATTCAGTATTTCCGCTCCGGTTTCCCGCATGTCTGACGAACGCGTGCTGGAGCTTTCGGAATATGTACTCCAGACCAAGCGCGATCTTTCTCAGGAACTGGGCTTTTCCGGAAAATAATTTCCGGCCTGAGAGCGGGTGTTTTGCCGCTCTCTGCATGGATTTTTGAGAGAAATACGGGAAAGACTCTTTCTCATCGTTGAATAAGCTGCTTTGCAGGAAAATGACGGTTTCATTCCCCGCCTTTAGCTGGGGATGAAACCAACCTCTTTTTCATACGCTACTTTAATAAAACACCAAATACCAGAGAAATTTGCGGGAAATGGAAGGTTTTTATGCAAAATCTGTACAGCTTTTGTTGAAACCCCCCGCGTTTGATGGTATAATTATTTGTAATTGTTTTCAGAAATCTGAGCAGACGAAAGGATTAATTGAACTATGATTTGCGCTAACAAATATCACACCCGCCTGTGCGGCCGGGTGAGTGAAACCGATATTGACCAGACGATCCGCGTGGCGGGCTGGGTGGAGAATATCCGCGACCATGGCGGTGTGCAGTTTCTGGATTTGCGGGATCATTACGGCGTGGTGCAGGTCGTTGTACACGACGAAGCCATGCTGAAAAACGTGGTACGTGAATGCACGATCAGCGTGGAGGGCAAAGTGACCCTGCGCGATGAGGACACCGTTAACCGCAAGCTGGCAACCGGTACAGTGGAAGTGAAAGCAGACACTCTGACCGTGCTCGGCAAGGTGACAAGGCCTCTCCCCTTTGAGGTTCCCAATTCTACGGAAACCAAAGAGGATGTTCGCCTGAAATACCGTTTTTTGGATTTGCGGAATCCGGAGGTTCACAACAATATCGTGCTTCGCTCGCAGGTGATTTCCTTTCTGCGTCAGAAAATGACCGAAATGGGCTTTCTGGAGATTCAAACTCCTATTCTGTCCACCTCTTCTCCCGAGGGCGCACGCGATTATCTGATCCCCAGCCGCAAGCATCACGGCAAATTTTACGCGCTGCCGCAGGCTCCGCAGATTTTCAAACAGCTGTTGATGGTTTCTGGATTTGACCGGTATTTTCAGATTGCCCCCTGCTTCCGCGACGAAGACGCGAGAGCCGACCGTTCCCCCGGCGAGTTCTACCAGCTGGACTTTGAGCTTGCTTTTGCCACACAGGAGGACGTTTTTTCTATTGCGGAAGAGGTGCTTTCCGAAGTGTTCGCAAAATTCTCTAATAAAGAGGTATCAAAGGCTCCGTTTGTGCGCATTCCCTATCAGGAATCCATGCTGAAATACGGCACGGATAAGCCTGATTTGAGAAACCCGCTGCAAATTATCGATATTTCCGACATTTTCGATAACACAACCTTTGCGCCTTTCAAGAATAAGACCATCCGCGCGATTCGTGTGCCGGGCTGCACTGCTCAGCCGAAGAGCTTCTTTGAAAACATGCTGAAATTCGCTACTGAAATCGGCATGAAGGGTCTCGGCTATATCAGTGTGACGAGTGAAGGTGAATACAAGGGCCCGATCAATAAATTCCTGCCGGACGACAAGCGTGAGGAGTTGATCTCCCGCGCGGGCCTGATCCCCGGGGATGTGATCTTCTTCATTGCGGATGAGCGCGACGCTGCCGCGAAGCTGGCCGGACAAATCCGCACCGAGCTTGGCAGACGTTTGAACCTGATCGATGAATCCCGCTTTGAGATGTGCTTTATCGTCGACTTCCCCATGTATGAAATTGATGAGGAAACCGGGAAATATATCTTTACGCACAATCCCTTCTCCATGCCCCAGGGCGGCCTTGAAGCACTCCAGACCAAGAATCCCGAAGAGGTTCTCGCCTACCAGTACGACATCGTGTGCAACGGCGTAGAGCTTTCGTCCGGCGCGGTGCGTAACCACGACCCCGAGATTATGGTGAAGGCCTTTGAAATTGCCGGGTATTCCGAAGAGGATATCCACGAGAAATTCGGCTCGCTGTACAACGCGTTCCAATACGGCGCACCGCCGCATGCCGGCATGGCTCCCGGAATCGACCGCATGGTGATGCTGCTGACCGAGCAGCAGAACATCCGCGAGGTAATTGCGTTCCCCATGAACAGCAACGCGCAGGATCTGCTTCTCGGCGCACCGACTGAGGTAACTGAGCAGCAGCTTCGAGAGGTTCATATTAAAATCAGATAACGATAAACATTGCCATGCTCCCCGCCGCAGATGTGAGAGCATGACAGAAAGTGACAAGGAGGCGTTTCCACATGGTCACACATGAGGATGTATTAAAAATTGCGCGGCTTTCAAAGCTCCAAATCCGCGAGGATGAGCTGGAGGCCTTTACGAAGGATATGGACGAAATTATCAATTTCGCCGATACCATTAATCAGGCCACGGTGGAATCCTCCGACTTTGATCAGATCAATCATCTGGAAAATGTGTTCCGTGAGGATGTCGTTGAGCCGTCTCTTCCTTCTGAGGAAATTCTGCGCAACGCGGAAAGTCAGGATGACGGCTACTTCCTGGTTAAAAAAAGAGGATAAGGCGGGTGTACCCAATGGAAGATTACGGAAAAATCAAAAAGCTCCACGATTCCCTGCAGAACAAGGAATTTTCCTGCGAGGAACTGACCAAAACCTATATTCAGGCAATTAATGCGGACAACCCCGCCCTGAACGCCTATGTCCATTTCACTCCTGAAACAGCACTGCAGACTGCACAGGAGGTTGACGCGAAGATCGCCCGCGGCGAAACACTGGACGTACTCGAGGGAATCCCAATGACCCTGAAGGACAATATCTCCACCACGGGAATCGAAACCACCTGCGGCTCCAAAATTCTGGAGGGCTACCGCCCGGTATTCGACGCAACCGTATGGAAGCTGCTCCGCAGTAGGGGAGCGGTTTTGCTCGGCAAAACCAATATGGACGAATTCGCCATGGGCTCCTCCAATGAAACCTCAATATACGGCGGCGCGTGGAATCCCCACAACACCGCTCATGTGGCGGGCGGCAGCTCCGGCGGCGTGGCAAGCGCCGTTGCCGGAAACCTGGCAGTATACGGCCTTGGCAGCGATACCGGCGGATCGATTCGCCAACCGGCCAGCTTCTGCGGCATCGTCGGATTAAAGCCCACCTACGGCGCGGTTTCGCGTTACGGCGTGGTGGCCTATGCTTCGAGCTTTGATCAGGTTGGCCCCATCGCCACCAATGTGGAGGATGCGGCACTGGTCTACGACGCTCTGGCTAAACAGGACCCGAAAGACTCCACCTCGCGCGGCGCGCGGGAAACCGCCTGCGACACCTTAAAAAAGGACATCAAGGGAATGCGGATCGGCTTTGCCAAGCAGTATTTTGATGGCGTTCGCGATGAAGTACGCGAGGCTGTTGAGCGCTCCATGCAGATTTACCGTGAGCTTGGCGCAGAGCTGGTGGAGGTTGACCTGCCCCAGCTTTCCTACGCCCTGCCGGTGTATTATATTTTGAGCTGTGCGGAGGCCTCTTCGAACCTTGGCCGCTTTGACGGCATTCGATACGGCTACAAAGCTAAAAACTACAACGACGTGAATGAAATGGTTGCCAAAACTCGCAGCGAGGGCTTTGGCAAAGAGGTGAAACGCCGCATTCTGCTTGGCACATATGTACTTAGTGCCGGTTACTACGACGCTTACTACAAAAAAGCGCAGAGCCTGCGCGGCGTGCTGGTACAGGCATTCCAGTCTGCGTTCGAGCGCTGCGATGTCATCGCGGCTCCCACCGTGCCGATGACTGCATTTGAGCGCGGCAAGGCTGCCGAAAGTGCTGTGGAAACATACCAAACCGACATCTGCACCGTGCCGATCAACATTGCGGGCATTCCAGCGCTCTCTCTCCCCTGCGGGTTTGACCAGAAGGGTCTGCCCATCGGGCTTCAGCTAATCGGGAATTCCTTCTGTGAGGCAACGCTACTGAACGCCGCTTATCAGTTTGAGCAGGCAACCAGAGACAACGTGTTCCGCGCGGCGAAAACGGGGGTGCAATAATGAAATACGAATTGGTATCGGGTTTGGAAACTCATGTAGAGCTTTCCACCAAAACGAAAATATTTTGCGGCTGCTCCACGGAATTTGGCGGCGAGCCGAACACTCATTGCTGCCCTGTGTGCCTTGGATTCCCGGGAACACTGCCAAAGCTGAATAAAAAGGTAGTGGAGTACGCCATTATGGCGGGCCTTGCCACAAACTGTGAGATTTCGAATATCTCGAAAATGGACCGCAAAAATTACTGCTATCCTGATCTGCCGAAGGCCTACCAGATTTCTCAATTCGATTTGCCGCTTTGCAAAAACGGCCATATCGATCTCTCGAACGGCCGTAGAATTCGCATCAACCGTATTCACATTGAAGAGGATGCGGGTAAGCTGATTCATCAGGGCGGCAGTACCTATGTGGATTATAACCGCGGCGGTGTTCCGCTGATTGAGATCGTGACCGAGCCGGATTTTCGCAGCAGTGACGAAGTGCGCGAGTATGTGGAGCGCTTACAGCTGGCGATGAAATATATCGGCGTTTCCGACTGCAAAATGCAGGAGGGCTCCATGCGGTGCGATGTCAACATCTCCGTGCGCCCGGTGGGCAGCGAGGAATATGGCACCCGCACCGAAATCAAAAACATGAACTCAATCACCTTTATGACAAAGGCAATCGAGTACGAATACGTCCGCCAAATAGACGTTCTGGAGAATGGCGGAAAAATTACGCAGGAAACTCTGCGCTACAATGAATCGGACGGCACAACCTCCAGCATGAGAAGTAAGGAGGATGCTGACGATTACCGCTACTTCCGCGAACCCGATCTTGTCACCATCCATATCACCGATGAAGAGGTGGAGACGATTCGCCGTACTCTGCCGGAGTCTCCTGAAGTAAAGCGCGAGCGCTACATCGAGCAGCTCGGGCTGCCGGAGGCCGACGCGCTGCAGCTGACCAAATCCCGTGCAATTGCGGACTTTTTTGAAGCAGCCAGTGAGGGTGTAGCCAGCCCTAAAACCGTTGCAAACTGCATCATCGGCCAGGTCTTTCGCCGTATGGAAAACGACGACGCCAAAGAAAAGTTCGAGGTTTCGATCCCCGCTTCTTATCTTAGAGACCTGATTCTTCTTTTGGACAGCGGCAAAATCCGCATGAATCTGCTGAAATCTACTCTTGACAAAATGCTCGACAGCGGCAAGCCCGCCACAGAATTCCTAAGTGAAAACGATTTGAGCGGCGTGGATGCCGGCGACCTGAAGAAGTTCTGTGAGGATGCTGTAGCCGCGAACCCCACTGCAGTGGCTGACTACCGCGCTGGGAAAGAAAAGGCGCTGAAGGCTCTGCTCGGCTTTGTCATGAAAGCAAGCCGAGGGCGTGCGGATGCGCTGGAAGCGGAACGCATCCTGATTGAGCTGATTTCACAGGTTTGAGTATCATTCCGCTGATTGGAGGATGTTTTATGGAATTTACAAAAAGCAACAATCGTATTTTTGCAAATGATGAAACTGGAAAACTAATTGCCGAAATTACATTCCCTGATATTTCCGCTACCACAGTGGATATTAACCACACATTTGTAGACAGCTCTCTGCGTGGCCAGGGCGTGGCCGGAAAGCTGATGCTCGCGGCCGTCGATACAATTCGCGCGCAGAGCAAAAAAGCTGTTGCTACCTGCCCTTATGCGGTAGACTGGTTTGCAAAAAATCCGGAATTTTCGGAGCTGTTGGATTCAAATATTTCCAGAAATAAATAAGCGTATCCTGCATATGCTATTGTCGAGGAAGTTCAGGCGAAGAACCAACTTTGCTGAAGCCTTGCCATAAAAACTCTTTGTTTTTTGGTGCCGGCGGAAGCGATCAAATGGTTCTGAAATTTATCTTTTTCTGAAAAGAATGAGATGATATTCCGCTTGGCACCTCTAGTAAGTCCGCTTATAACAGGACGTAAAAAAATCTCCATTCAAACGGTAACCGGGGGAAGAACCATTGGGTTCTTCCCCTTTCGTTTTGCCAATAGATTATAGCAAGAAAAGCAGAGCAGGTTCTACTTTGCACCTTTCTGTCAGCGTGCCCTTTATCATACAAATTTAAATTAAAAAATTTAAAATTTGAATATGGAAATCGCAAAGATTCTATGATATTCTAAACGTATTCTTTACAAAAAGGAGGCGCAAACAGATGATTCTTACCACGACCAATACAATAGAAGGAAGAAGAATTCTGGAGTATAAGCAGATTGTATTTGGTGAAGTCGTTTCGGGTGTGGATTTCATTAAGGATTTCGCGGCGGGTCTCACCAACTTTTTTGGCGGAAGATCCGGCTCATATGAAGGTGAGTTGATGGAGGCGCGGGGAAAGGCAATTCAGGAACTGCAGGACCGCGCTGCGGCTCTGGGAGCAAACGCAGTCATCGGTGTGGATATTGATTATGAAGTTCTTGGTACCGGCAACAATATGCTGATGGTAACTGCGTCAGGAACAGCGGTTATCGTAGAATAAGAAAAAAGGGCCTGAAACATTCGTTAGCAACGCTGTTTCAGGCCCTTTTATTTTTCTTGTATTTTTAGAAAATGTGCGGCGGTAGTTCGCAAAAAATTTCTTTTTTCTTACGGCAGAATTTCCGGCTGCTCCGACTCCTGATTCTCCTGATAAACCTGTTGAGATAGTGCGATGAATTCGCGCATTGCTTTGCTGATATAGCGATTTTTCTTATGGGCCAGATAGATATATCGGCGCACATTCGGCGCCTCAACCCGGTATAAATAAGCGCCCGGCTCCATTGATGTGCGCTTGATCACCGTGTCGGATACAAACGCCATGCCAATTTGCTGCTTGACAAGATTGTATGAGGTCATCAGCTGATCAAGATACATGGTGCGCCGCGGGATAAAATGATACTGTTCAAACAAGCCCGTAGCGAACGCATTCATATTATGCCCCTTGTGCAGGAGCAGGAAGGTAAAATCGCGGAAAAGTGTTGGGTCTACCGGCTTGCAATCCGGCCTCCTGTGCGCTTCCATACACACATCACGCGCGGTCATGCGGTATTTAGAAAGCTGCCGGTTAATTTCGTACTGTTCCGGCACAGCCAGCAGAATATGCTCTTCCCGCAGAGGATAGCTTGTAAACAGCCTATTGTCGAACACGCTGCTGTCGACTACCAGATCAATCTCTGAATCTAATAGCTTCTGCTGCAGCTCGGGAGTGCTGGCCTCATTTAACTGTAGCTGAATTCCCGGATATAAACTGTTAAACTTTGAGATCAGCGGCGCCATAAAATAAGACGCAAAAAACTGAGGTCCCGCAAGCTTCAGCGTGCCGGTTTTCAGCTCCGTATAATCCTGTAAATAAGATTCCAGATTGCTTTGCAGCTGCAAAATCTGCCGAGTTGTTTCTATGTACACCTTCCCCGCATCCGTAAGCTGTACCGGAGTGGTGCTACGGTCAAAGATCGTAATGCCAATATCCAGCTCCAGCTTTTTGATTGTGGCACTCAAAGATGGCTGTGAAATATACAGATTTTTCGCCGCCCGGGAAAAACTGCCTTCTTTATAAATCTCGTAAACATACTTTAAAGTCTGAAACATGGCATTCTCCCTATACTATAAATAAATCTATATACTTTCTATTATATTATATGTATTTGATTATATGCTTTCTTTCTGGTATTGTCAATACAGAAGGAATTTGAATATTTGTGTAAAAAATCGTCCTTCTGCGAATGATAGCAGTGCAAATGTAAATCGCATAAAATTGAATGATATTCTTTTCTTCGTAAAAGGCGAATGAAAAAGAACCATTTGTTTTAATGTAGATTGACTGCACTATAATTTGCTTACAAGCCCCTTTTACAATAGAAATTTGGTTGAAAAATGCGCTTTGACTGGCAGTTACTGCCTGGTCAAAGCGCATTTTTCATAGAGAGCTTACTGCTGATTATTTCTTTGGGACGCCTTAATGTTGTTGCGCGTCTTGCGAAGCTCGGCCAGATTAGCCGCCAGAGCGTCGTCCGTGCGTTTCATCAAATCGTCGATGTAATCGTTTGAAGCCCGGCGCATCTCGCGGAATTTGACCTGGCTCTGGCTAACCAGCTCATTTGCTTTCTGCTGAGCCTGGCGCACAATCTCATCCTGAT
Above is a window of Faecalispora anaeroviscerum DNA encoding:
- a CDS encoding sugar kinase, which codes for MKVVTFGEIMLRLAPEGYYRFVQAESFGATYGGGEANVAVSLANFGIDASFVTKLPKHDIGQSAVNSLRRYGVDVSKITRGGDRVGIYFLEKGASQRPSKVIYDRAGSAIATAQSSDFNWDDIFEGVDWFHFTGITPAISDSAAAICLEACKAAKRHNVTVSCDLNYRKNLWSREKAGQVMGGLMEYVNVCISNEEDASDVFGIKAANTDITGGKISHEGYKEVAKKLADTFHFDKVAITLRGSISASDNNWAAMLYDGKEYYFSKDYLIRIVDRVGGGDSFGGGLIYSLLNSYAPQDAIEFAVAASCLKHSIEGDFNQVSVDEVNKLAKGDGSGRVQR
- a CDS encoding bifunctional 4-hydroxy-2-oxoglutarate aldolase/2-dehydro-3-deoxy-phosphogluconate aldolase produces the protein MNEVLKKIGAIGIVPVVKIDDAKDAVPLAKALCEGGLPCAEVTFRTDAAEEAIRAIAKAYPEMLVGAGTVLTTEQVDKAVAAGATFIVSPGLNPKVVKYCVDKGIPITPGVSNASDIEQAIELGLDVVKFFPAEQAGGLAMIKALAAPYVKMKFMPTGGINAKNLNEYLAYNKILACGGSWMVKPELISAGEFDQIRDMTREAVQTMLGFELGHIGINTKDAAEAGELTDAFSNIFGFAKKEGSSSFFAGTAVEIMKYMGFGDHGHFSINTNSLPRAISYFESRGIEFDPDSAKYDDKGNMTIIYLKRDFCGFRVHLAQKK
- a CDS encoding IclR family transcriptional regulator, with protein sequence MPQTNPVQSAERIFEILEALVQSGPVTLTELSIRLSLHKSTVHRLLKSLILMGYARQEEESGKYLATYKVLGLAGMLLSKLDILAVARPYLERLMMQTHETVHFVQRENTHIVYVDKVESDANSIRMVSRIGLRQPMYSTGVGKAILAQMKDSEICEIWKQSKIHPFTPHTIVTLEQLMQEIELIRRQGYALDNEENELGVRCIAACVTDFHGRASNAFSISAPVSRMSDERVLELSEYVLQTKRDLSQELGFSGK
- the aspS gene encoding aspartate--tRNA ligase, with the protein product MICANKYHTRLCGRVSETDIDQTIRVAGWVENIRDHGGVQFLDLRDHYGVVQVVVHDEAMLKNVVRECTISVEGKVTLRDEDTVNRKLATGTVEVKADTLTVLGKVTRPLPFEVPNSTETKEDVRLKYRFLDLRNPEVHNNIVLRSQVISFLRQKMTEMGFLEIQTPILSTSSPEGARDYLIPSRKHHGKFYALPQAPQIFKQLLMVSGFDRYFQIAPCFRDEDARADRSPGEFYQLDFELAFATQEDVFSIAEEVLSEVFAKFSNKEVSKAPFVRIPYQESMLKYGTDKPDLRNPLQIIDISDIFDNTTFAPFKNKTIRAIRVPGCTAQPKSFFENMLKFATEIGMKGLGYISVTSEGEYKGPINKFLPDDKREELISRAGLIPGDVIFFIADERDAAAKLAGQIRTELGRRLNLIDESRFEMCFIVDFPMYEIDEETGKYIFTHNPFSMPQGGLEALQTKNPEEVLAYQYDIVCNGVELSSGAVRNHDPEIMVKAFEIAGYSEEDIHEKFGSLYNAFQYGAPPHAGMAPGIDRMVMLLTEQQNIREVIAFPMNSNAQDLLLGAPTEVTEQQLREVHIKIR
- the gatC gene encoding Asp-tRNA(Asn)/Glu-tRNA(Gln) amidotransferase subunit GatC, whose translation is MVTHEDVLKIARLSKLQIREDELEAFTKDMDEIINFADTINQATVESSDFDQINHLENVFREDVVEPSLPSEEILRNAESQDDGYFLVKKRG
- the gatA gene encoding Asp-tRNA(Asn)/Glu-tRNA(Gln) amidotransferase subunit GatA, producing MEDYGKIKKLHDSLQNKEFSCEELTKTYIQAINADNPALNAYVHFTPETALQTAQEVDAKIARGETLDVLEGIPMTLKDNISTTGIETTCGSKILEGYRPVFDATVWKLLRSRGAVLLGKTNMDEFAMGSSNETSIYGGAWNPHNTAHVAGGSSGGVASAVAGNLAVYGLGSDTGGSIRQPASFCGIVGLKPTYGAVSRYGVVAYASSFDQVGPIATNVEDAALVYDALAKQDPKDSTSRGARETACDTLKKDIKGMRIGFAKQYFDGVRDEVREAVERSMQIYRELGAELVEVDLPQLSYALPVYYILSCAEASSNLGRFDGIRYGYKAKNYNDVNEMVAKTRSEGFGKEVKRRILLGTYVLSAGYYDAYYKKAQSLRGVLVQAFQSAFERCDVIAAPTVPMTAFERGKAAESAVETYQTDICTVPINIAGIPALSLPCGFDQKGLPIGLQLIGNSFCEATLLNAAYQFEQATRDNVFRAAKTGVQ
- the gatB gene encoding Asp-tRNA(Asn)/Glu-tRNA(Gln) amidotransferase subunit GatB gives rise to the protein MKYELVSGLETHVELSTKTKIFCGCSTEFGGEPNTHCCPVCLGFPGTLPKLNKKVVEYAIMAGLATNCEISNISKMDRKNYCYPDLPKAYQISQFDLPLCKNGHIDLSNGRRIRINRIHIEEDAGKLIHQGGSTYVDYNRGGVPLIEIVTEPDFRSSDEVREYVERLQLAMKYIGVSDCKMQEGSMRCDVNISVRPVGSEEYGTRTEIKNMNSITFMTKAIEYEYVRQIDVLENGGKITQETLRYNESDGTTSSMRSKEDADDYRYFREPDLVTIHITDEEVETIRRTLPESPEVKRERYIEQLGLPEADALQLTKSRAIADFFEAASEGVASPKTVANCIIGQVFRRMENDDAKEKFEVSIPASYLRDLILLLDSGKIRMNLLKSTLDKMLDSGKPATEFLSENDLSGVDAGDLKKFCEDAVAANPTAVADYRAGKEKALKALLGFVMKASRGRADALEAERILIELISQV
- a CDS encoding GNAT family N-acetyltransferase, with the protein product MEFTKSNNRIFANDETGKLIAEITFPDISATTVDINHTFVDSSLRGQGVAGKLMLAAVDTIRAQSKKAVATCPYAVDWFAKNPEFSELLDSNISRNK
- a CDS encoding putative heavy metal-binding protein is translated as MILTTTNTIEGRRILEYKQIVFGEVVSGVDFIKDFAAGLTNFFGGRSGSYEGELMEARGKAIQELQDRAAALGANAVIGVDIDYEVLGTGNNMLMVTASGTAVIVE
- a CDS encoding LysR family transcriptional regulator encodes the protein MFQTLKYVYEIYKEGSFSRAAKNLYISQPSLSATIKKLELDIGITIFDRSTTPVQLTDAGKVYIETTRQILQLQSNLESYLQDYTELKTGTLKLAGPQFFASYFMAPLISKFNSLYPGIQLQLNEASTPELQQKLLDSEIDLVVDSSVFDNRLFTSYPLREEHILLAVPEQYEINRQLSKYRMTARDVCMEAHRRPDCKPVDPTLFRDFTFLLLHKGHNMNAFATGLFEQYHFIPRRTMYLDQLMTSYNLVKQQIGMAFVSDTVIKRTSMEPGAYLYRVEAPNVRRYIYLAHKKNRYISKAMREFIALSQQVYQENQESEQPEILP